The segment tatataattcttgatagatttattttataatttatcgGTAAAAGGAGGCTGCTGTCTGTTGTTGTGGGATCTCAATCGTTATAACTGgacattaatattaataaatcgGTCcaaatgcatgcatttttttgGGATGAACATGTTGCTGTAGTATTTATGCTTGactttttgcttttaattttattttaataaaaatagtcAGTATAACCCGAAAACAGCACACGACTGCACTGCGTTCATGGGGAAAGGACACCTTGAGAATTTAAATAATGTTCTAAAAAAATCCTAAAagttattttagaaatattccttgccttttttataaaattagtCAAGAAAGAAGGTGTTTTACATACAGCTTTCTTTTTACATTCAAATTAAGATTGATCGCTGCAGTCGACATgatttatgaattaatttttaacaacacACATCAGAAGAACTAAAATGGTgactttgaaaaatttacttttGAATATGATTGTTAGGTACAAGCTAgagaattaattattttaagcaGTTGTATATTAACacttttgaagaaaataattgACATTCAATAATTGATCGCTGCAGTCGACATgatttatgaattaatttttaacacataTCAGAAGAACTAAAATGGTgactttgaaaaatttacttttGAATATGATTGTTAGGTACAAGCTAgagaattaattattttaagcaGTTGTATATTAACacttttgaagaaaataattgACATTCAAATAATTGATCGCTGCAGTCCACATgatttatgaattaatttttaacacataTCAGAAGAACTAAAATGGTgactttgaaaaatttacttttGAATATGATTGTTAGATACAAGCTAgagaattaattattttaagcaGTTGTATATTAACacttttgaagaaaataattgACATTCAAATAATACTATCTTCCATTAATATAATAAAGGGTGTTTTGTAGCAGATATAACCTATTTATTTTAAGTCAATATTAAGCAATTTAACaactattaattaaaataactaATTTAGTACTTAAATTAAGTTGTGGAGATTTGTTTGAGTTAACATAATAAAGTACTGATTAATCTTTTACACGGACAAAACGAATATAAGTTCTAACAACTTTGCAATTTCTTACCTCGTTGGGAACCTTTCTTTATATCTGTAGGATTCAGTTCATTGTACATATGAAATGGTGATATATTCATCCAGCAAAGTTGTCATGAATGAAGTATGTATTTGatcaatatatttcatttatttgatcCTTAACGAATGATCTCCTTGAATATAATTTCTAATTGTAAGTATTGTCTAACATAATAGCGATGTTTTACAACAACAGTTTGGATACGCATCTGATACGGTTTGGATGAGGTTGATATGTTGTTATCCCTAAAAAGAACAGAGGAGAGTGTCAGGCTCGGCACGTTTATTTATCAGCAGGCACACATATTATTCAGAATGCTCTGGATTTCATAATTCCGGGAAGTAGAGTCATCTCCcatgaaacattaaaaaaaatataatggggTTCTTGCAAACGGCCTTACAGTTCTACAATGTGAGTGCAAACAGTTTTTTTAGTTATCCCTTCGCAAAGGGGATATAGCATAGCTACTGTGCGATATACATGCCCTCACTGCAAACCATGCTTTCAATATCATGGAGATCGTCATGTGATAGACATATGAAgtcatattgtttaaaaaataaacatgcacgattataaatattatttcagaATAACTAAAATTACACACCATAAAGTCGCTTGCCATAAAAGTAGTAGAAAGTTGTCTGTTAaggtgtttacatgtatatgatgtaTTGCTTTTTAGGTtaaaagtgaaatttttttttttttacattgttttatatagttttattgTGTTCCTcaagttttaacacatattttctttataatttaaaattaaagaaagtattCTTTTGAGATGTtagtaaaaaaattgatataactatatatacattttcattttttttcatgtgataACACAAacgtatcaattttgtatactatattcagtccaataaattcaaatgacgtgtAATTGATGTGCAagtggggtttgcttatttgtattcaaatatttaatcgtactaTTGCCgtgaattaaattaatataagtaatatggaatcattctttggatactgtgaggtgataatttcactTGGGgcattattggatttgaccacgccccgaccaaaattatcaattatatactaaatataccattttatcagaaaaaaaacatgcttgTCTACAGAAATGAACTTAGTCATCCACATTTAGTCCCCTTCGAAAATGTGGaagtattttgttttcatgacGTTTATGAAACTGTCGGACAGGAAAGAAAAATTCACCGTCTGTTTATTAAGTTCTTTTGATCTTTTGTATGCTGTGTAATTGAATGGTCaactatcttttaaaaagatgtatCTTCGATTGCACACCGATAAAATGCAAACTGCTCCATTTatgtctaaaatataaaaaatgctaTATCTTTATATTATTCAAACCGTACAAttgcacaatttatattttagcatccaaaccggaataatttaattatctAAACCGTACTACTTCTTTGGCAGGTGCATGAagttattgctatttttatacatattaatgtgttaaaaagatattaaaatgatttcattttgttaGTGTAgtgtattaaattaattttggctGCTTCAGATTTTTAGTAGGTGTTATATTATCTACGTTATCTCGAAATAGATCTTGATTTTGCATTTAAATGACACGTTAACGATTGATATTCCCTTTAAGAAGTCGTTTTTATTTACGATGAACAAAAATAACGCACACTTTTTTCAACTGCAAAACcttcagaaaaatatgaatgattaTTACGATATTCTAATTAATATATACTTCGTTTTTGATAGAAAAAAGGACACAACACTCATTGTTTTTGAAGTGGATACGCCATTTTAACGTTATCCAAACATGTCACTACCGGCGCGGATACACGACAGTGATAATAAcgatttaacgaggccgagtacagaacgagtacgcacgctttcgcgcagcgtttcatttgtattgtgacgtcatctttttgcttgtttgacgccatggcgtgatagttttatctgcagatattcagcgaaatttgttgaaaatggctcgtttaatgcgtaaaattaatgttatattgtggaataaacataactgtttcgaagtataagctatatttgggctcgggtcgaaaaagtgaagagggttcagcaggccaaaccctctgtcacgttttcttaacccgcctaaatatagcttaattcatatatttcaagacagtaaccatgtattttatattaatgacccttaatatgtgatgttatatatttttttattacttaaatatgtctgaaggctttaataatactataaagatcaccttttccgcctttgtcaaataaaaaatagccattatctgacaaatctgggaaattgggcatacaaaaatcaactttgataagacccctggaacaaaccaggaggtaaaaggttttttttatttgaccatttgatgccttttagcaataactttaatatgtagaacagaaaaagaaatccctagggcagaagtttaaaaaaatgtgtaaaattgatacatttcaagcgaaatcccatagggtcctatgttaaatattaacaaactttgagatgaccccctaaacaaacggtgtggtaaatgtcttattttttaatcttaaaacaataattatatcagtagaaattcaggtaaaaaatttcattaaaaaatctagggcagaactaattagacccggcctcgttaagcatattacacaattttgtacctcatttacatgtaccattgtatTAAAATGGTTTAAGTGAAAATAcgaattgaaattaaaacgtTTGAGAATCTGTAAAAATAAACGAGTCGCCGCAAGGATTCGTAACCAATTGGTACTGTCTTTTTTCACGGGATTCTTGAATGCTTtagtttaatacatgtagttataattttgcatgaatcaaAGTtacaatgcaatttatttagTAAAGTTTTGGTAGATTTGAATAAATAAGAAGCATTCAGGTGATTTTTAGTCTGTTGTTACACAAATAGACGTAAATCTGCGCAATAGATACCTCTTAGATTCTGACGGGTAACATTAATCACGTGATTTAATTGAGTTACatataaatatgttattttggacatttgtttgttatttttcatttttattatattaactttttaaattctgtttatcaaatgattaatagaaaaaaacagaGAAACAACAATGAActcttttcaaattttcaaacatccAACACCATAATCTACCGTTCCTCGAGATATCAATAAAGCTAATTTCAAGCAAAATTTCTCTAACACAGCACTTAAGAAATGGATGTTGATATTAAATATGGTCATTTTTTTATCGGTCACAAATAATGGAATTTTGTtggtatatttataaaaaaaaagttttaacaatcaataaacatatatttaaaaaaaacagtttgaAATCAAGAATacgaaaaaatgaaacaaagttCCTTGTTCAGTGCAAACAAGCGATTAATAATGCATTAATTACTACACTAATTCAGGTTTcagctcacctgaaccaaatATACAAGTGAACTTTTTTGATTACCCGTTGCTCAACGTCTCTCTGTtcgtccgtccatctgtctctCCTTAAActttcacattttttacttcttctcaagaacaataTATTGGGCCAAACTAAGTACAAAAAGGAATTTTTGAACTGTTCAAATAAAAGGCTAAACCTTTTTTATAATGAGATAATTGCGACACAGTGAAAATAGggtgcatattttaaaaaaaatcttttcaagaaatataaaaacagtAATGCTAATATTAACACCAAGGCCTGCAAACCTTGTtaaaccaaatttaaaaaaagtttaaagattcttttctaataaaactacaatgctacaatttattaaataactatatttaataaattcttcttctttaaataatgtagattgtAATGTGTTTAAATTGTTCATATCCCCCGGCCAAAACTAGGCTCCAAAATGGGTTCAACGttcaacatagaaatatatgaagaggatgtttaaaaatattcttctcaagaaccgcaAGCTATAAGTTGTGAGATGTAAtcatataaatacataaataatgtagattttaaattattaaaatgaccCCTACATTAATATTGGCTCCTGTGATGGGCTCAAAGTGTAACATAGAAATATGTTGGCTTTTGtagtaatgtttaaaaatccttttctcaaaaactataatgCTACAATTTTTAGATAACTATAGAAGCATCTTTAAATGATATAGattataatttgttaaaattgttaacaTCCCCCCCGACCaaaactacaatgctacaatttaagagattactatgcaagaaTCCTTACATtcttgtagattctaaattgttgatAACTTGGCACTTTGACTAATACTTAGGACCCCAGAGGAGTTCAAAGTTTCACAAAGAATTATTTagttaaaatgttgaaaaatcttattctcaagaaTTAAATTGCTACAATTACTAAGGAAGCATTTTTAGAAAGGAGataatttcgatttttttttaaattgtgaccCAGAATAAATTAAATCTGGACTGCCAGAGTGGTTCAGTgtttaacatataaatatattatgaaatatatttggAAACTATTTGAAACATATCTTTCACACAGGCACTTATGTGGGCATATGcttccccctttttttaaatactccTTTTTACGACTAAGTATCTCTTTTACATTAGCTTggtcaaacatttcaaaatggaCATTTGggaaataaataacaattctaTAAAAGATGCAAAAATCAAAGCTTCCTTTCACATTGAAAAAGAATGTTGTTGATTCCCTCTTTTTTGTAAATAGATCAAATGATATTGATGattcattataaataaaattacattaacTTGTGACTCTTGTGAAGGTGTGTCGATTTTATTGACTCTCAAAATAGTCCGTAATTTTTAGACAGGAATGGAAATCCTTTACTGCATATTTTCAACATAGATTTAATATGAATGTATGCATTATGCAGTAAAGCAGTGCAGTATTTGCCGATatcttaaatctttttttacCAAAAGTTCATATAACGGGCATATTTCTCAATTTATTATCAATCTTTGCtgtaagaaaataaatgaactaATGTAGTGCATAGTTAACTTTTAgtaatataatttctttttctataaTTACGTGGGACTCAGAGTTTGTTCAATATGGAGCCAAAATATGTGTTCATGATGTTTTAATGTATGCTTAAAACAACCAAAAATGAGCAGTTACAATGGTTGTAatttaaattatgttaaaaataatccTTCATTATAGTTGATTGTGAATGTGCGAGAAAGTGCGAATGAAGGAATATTTAAAACCTTGTTGCATTTATTAGATATGTTTATTGGagagtgaaataaaaaaatatattgactctcgaaaaaaaaaaatgatgttccTTTGTTATTTAAATCTAAGACAACTGCACTTAGTTTTTTGATGTTAAGtatagagaaaacaaaacagCTATAGAAATGAACACATGTCATTTATTGAAGTAAATGacgaaaaataaatatatacaacatCAAGGGGGTCAGCATAGACTAGAAAACAACTGACTACTGTGTCTTTGGCAGTACATTATGCAATATGCTGACCCCCAAtagtaaaacattaaaaaaaatcaaggtaaTGATATATGCCAAACATCAAAAAAGGGtggaaaataacaaaatacacGTATAACAGGATACACGCAATAACTAGATACAAAGTATACCAATTCCTGAAAATAGAAATAAcgtgaaaattataattatggCGGAAGAAAGGGGTGGATGGAGGGTTATCCCAAAATATCTTCTCAAAATAAAGCGTGGCGTACTCCTCTAGTAAATAGATCAAGAATGGTCACATGGTATTGAGGAGCCACGCTGATTGGTTTAAATATTATCAAACCTCGATCGTATTAAATAAAGAATCTTGACCCAGAGATAACCCCAGTTAATTACCTAATCATCATATGCCCAAATGGGAGACCTAAGTTGAGGctaacaaatgtaaacaaatgtaaacaaatatcatatgtgataaaaacaagaagaaaaacACATGTCACATAAAAGCTATTATCATTAGACAAAATAATAACTACTTTTAGATTTACTTTGTAAATCATTGGTAAAAGGAGGCTGCTGGCTCTTGTTATGGGATCTCAGCCGTTGTATCTGGACAACATCACAAAACAGTCTGTCAGAATGCATTCTTTGAGGATAAACATGttgctgaaatatttttgtttgacaTTTTGCTCTACATTTAATCTcaataaaatacagtttaaaCTTGGGTGAAAAACAGAACATCACTCACTGCACTTCGTTTGAGGGGAGAGGGCACCTTGGACATTTTCACTAAGCGTGAGCAAAACAAGATCTgcagaagaaaaaaatccaaaagttatatttaaattgtctttgcctcttattataattattcaagAAAGAACGTGTTTTACATGCTAATTTCAATTTCAGATTCATATTAAGATTGCCTGCTGCAGATGACATAATTTATGTATTAATTTAACAATTGTTGGGAAATATCTTGCATGACGTCAAGGTGCATGTGACGTTGTGAGACATTGCTATTATGATGTCATCATAATATGACGTCATGGTAACGTGacaataattatgtttatgttCAAATTAGTTTAGATAAACCAGTCAAAGCATTCAGATGTGTTTTCGTTCTATCTGACTCAAAGACCACTATACAATCGCGACattttggtgccgtgaccaaaCGGAGAGAATATGACTTCTAAACTTAGAGCAGTTCGTTCAGGACAAAGAAGTGCTGTTACaagacttttgaaaaaattggaGGAATCATTTTTAGAGGAAAACAATACAGAGGATATAGAGACTATAGTATCAACACTAAAGGAGAAGCAAGAAATTCTTAGGAATCTAGATGACAGAATTCTAGAAGATACAGTTGAAGAGGATGTGGAAAAGGAAATCCTTGAGGCAGATGAGTACAAATTTAATATAGagtcaaaaattaagaaaatcaaaaaacatCTCTTAGTACAAGGATCAACTTTAAATGCAACTGCCAGCAGTTACCAGTATTTGGATCGCAATGAAAATCTTCAAATCGAAAAGAATGCTCATTCGACGCatgatttttctcaaaattcatGTGTTCAGCAGACCGTTACAAGCCTCAATTTGAATCCAAACTCTAATAGTGGTGCTACTCACTCAGCAAACTCCCATAAGTTACCGAAACTCAATCTACCAATTTTTGAGGGAAATCTTCTTGAATGGCAAACATTTTGGGATTGTTACAATACAAGTATTCATGGGAACAACAGTTTATCTGATGTAGAAAAATTTAGCTACCTTCGGTCATTGTTGTGTGGAGAAGCACTTCGCGTTATCTCAGGATTTAGTTTGACCAATACAAACTACAGACAGGCAATAGATGTCTTATTTGAAAGATATGGGCAAAATCATAAAATCGTCAATGCGCACATACAGGCTCTTATCAACATACAACTACCAAAGTCTAATCCAGAttgtttgagaattttttatgacaaaatgGAGTGCTGCATTAGAGGTTTGGAGTCCTTGGGCACTGACGAAACCACGTATGGGACGATTCTAACACCCATGATTTACAACAAGCTCCCAGCAGACATTCGGAAGAACATTACTCGGGACAAAGGAGATGACAACTGGGATTTAAACTCATTGAGGAGAGCAATAAAGAAGGAACTTTGCGTTCAGGATGCTGGAAATGCTAGCAATACAAGATCTAACCAAGAATCACAGGAGTTCATCCCAACTGCTAACTTTGTTACAGGAGCAAACCATAAGAAAACCATCAAGCAAGGAACTACGGTAAAGCAATGCTTGTTTTGTAATGGAAAACACTCGCCAACGGCTTGCCATGTCATCACTGATTATGAAGAAAGGATATCAATCGTCAAACAGAAGAAAGTCTGCTTTAATTGCTTTGGAAAACACAAAGTAAGCGAATGTCAGTCGCATTTCAAGTGTAGGAATTGCAAAAAGCTTCATCATACTAGTATTTGCCGCAATTCTCAATTCCCACGAAGTACTTCAGAGAGAGCTGTTAATGCCGAGAGCACACAATTCAAACAGCCACATCAACGAGAGCAGTCATTCCAGCTTCACTCTTCATCACATGTTAGAGCCAACACTGAAGTGCTGCTAAAAACTGCTGTGACACCAATTTGGTATAGAAATCAAGAAGTCAACTGCAATGTTTTGCTAGATGAAGGAGCTCAAAACTCATTTATAACTGAGGAGTTAGCACAGAAACTTGACATAAAATCAACGGGATCCATCACTCTAAAGATTTCAGCATTTGGAGACAAGAACAGTGAAGTTCGTAACCTAGAGAAAGCTACAGTTCAACTAGAAACACAAACCGGAGAGAAAATTCCAATGGAGGTCATCATCATTCCAACAATAGCAGCTCCAATCTTCAACAGAGCACGTGTCAATATCAGGGAACTCTCATACCTAAAGGATTGAAATTGGCACACCCAATCAGCTCAGATGAGCAGTTCCATATTTCAATGCTAATTGGTGCAGACTACTATTGGAGCATAGTAGGAGACAGAATCATCAGAGGAAATGGACCCACAGCGGTCGAATCAAAGGTTGGATATCTTATATCTGGACCTATCCACTCATCTGGAAAACAGCATTCAGGGATGTTCCATATTTTGGCAGATCATAAAGTGGAAGAGGTTGACCTGGAAAAATTCTGGAAAATTGAATCCATGGGAATTGATGATCACAGTGAAGAGATAAAAGGCAAGGAAAAACTCTTGAATTTTGCTGCTACATCAATCGATAAAGAGGATGGTCATTATGTTGCTAAAATCCCCTGGAAAGAAAACTCTCCCTGCTTACCTACAAACTACGAGATTGTGAAAAGAAGAACAGAAAATGTTATTCAGAGATTAGCAAAGGATCCAAAAATGTTAAAGCTGTACAGTGAGATAATACAGGATCAAGCAAACAAAGGATTTATTGAGAAAGTTGAAGATCCAGAAAATTCAGAAAATAGAGTCCATTATATCCCTCATCACCCTGTGAAAAAGGACAGCACTACAACCCCGATTAGAATTGTGTACGATTGTAGCTGCAAGGACAAAACTGGACATGTTAGTCTAAACGACTGCATTGAGCCATACTCCCCTATGATGAATGACATCACGTCAATATTGACCAGATTCAGACTGAACAAGTTTGCAGTAACAGCAGATATTGAAAAGGCCTTCCTTCAAATTGAGCTTCACCAGAAAGACCGTGATGCAACACGATTCCTTTGGCTTAGCGATCCAGGTAATGCATCGAGTCCATTGACAACTTACCGCTTTCGATCTGTCCTGTTTGGAGCAACTTGTTCACCCTTTATCCTCAGCGCTACTCTGATGAAACATTTTCAAGAGAATGCAAATGAAACTTCATCTCTTCTTGAACAAAATCTCTATGTTGACAATGTTTTAGCCAGCTTCCAGAGTGAGGAAACAGCTATGAAATTCTACAAAGAATCAAGAACCTTACTTGCAGCAGGAGGTTTTAATCTTCGTTCCTGGAGCTCCAACAGTGAGATGCTACAAAACTTATCTAAAGCAGAAAAAACAGCGGATGAAGACTCTGTCGTTAAAGTTCTTGGAATGAAATGGAATCCACAAGAAGATACTCTTCAATATGCAAAGAATGATACTGGACAAAAGAAGTATCGTGTGACTACAAAGCGAGAAGTATTGAGAGAAACATCAAAGGTGTTTGATCCACTTGGATTATTAAGTCCTATTTCTGTGAAGGCAAAGATTTTCATGCAAGAGTTATGGAAAGCTAATTTGAAATGGGACGAAAAACTGCCTAAGTCAATGCAGACTACATGGAGAAAAATCTCATCAGAAATTTGTGATGCACTGGACATCAAACTAAACAGAAATAACAGTTCGTCAATAGTTTCAAGGTGTGATTCATTGCACGTTTTCTCCGATGCAAGTCAGCAAGCATATGGTGCATGTGTCTATTTGTTATCAAAGAACAAGATAACATTACTTATGGCCAAAAATCGAGTGACACCAATCAAGCAGATCACACTTCCAAGACTAGAACTCATGGGAGCACTTATTGGAGCAAGATTGGGAaaacatgtaaaagaaataacaaGAGTTAACAAAATTTACTTTTGGTGTGACAGTCAAATTGTACTTCACTGGATCATTTCACAGAAAACGCCAAACAGATTTGTAGCAAACCGAGTAAATGAAATTAGGGAGATCAGCAAATCTTCAACATGGCAGTATTGTCCAACATACTGTAATCCTGCTGACTATCTCACACGAGGAATTGCCCTCAAGAAATTCAAAGAAGATACCCTCTGGTGGAATGGACCAGAATGGTTAATGGAACCCCAAAAATGGCCTGTATGGGATGGGCCAACAAAGGCAATATTATGTTCCACAAGCACAGAAGAAGAGAGTGATATGAGTCATCAAACGAAGGTTCAAGATACTGTAGACATCAAGACTGAAAGTATACAGTCAATATTGAAACTTGAAGATAAGAGTTCACTCATGATGTTAGTCAGAGTTCTTGCATACATAAGAAGATTCATTCACAACTGCAGACATTCTAGTGAAAAGAGAGCAGGATTTCTCAGTAAACAAGAGTTAGGTGAAGTTATTAGACTGCTCATACAAGATGCACAGAGAACAGAGTTTACAAAAGAAATGGAATATCTGAAACATCCATCTGGAAGGAAACCAACATTGATCCAGCAACTGAAACTGTTCCTCGATAACGAAGGATTTTTAAGGTGTGGAGGAAGAATTCACAATGCGCCTCTGatggataaaacaaaatttccatACCTTCTTCCAACATATCATCGATTGACGCATCTTATTGTTGTTGATACACACAACAAACATGCCCATGCCAGTTTGAATTCAACAATTACCTTACTCCATGAACAATATTGGATACCGAGGATTCGACAACGTGTGAAAGGAATTCTTAGAGGATGTATCAGCTGTAGAAAGGTCATTGGAAAGTCTTATCAAGCTCCAGAACCCCCTCCGCTACCAAAGGACCGTCTACAGATGAAACCTCCATTTACCGTGACAGGCATAGATTTTGCAGGACCCCTTTATGTCAAGGATAAATTGGGAGAAAACTCTAAAGCATATATATGCCTTTTTACCTGTGCCTCAACTCGAGCCTTACACCTAGAGCTAGTACCAAACCTAACACAGAGCTCATTTCTTCTTGCATTCAGAAGATTTATCAGTAGGAGATCACTGCCTAGTATCATGATCTCAGATAATGCTACAACCTTTCAATCTGCATCCAAGGAAATCATTAGATCATCACATGCAGAAAACGTACATCAAAAACTTGCTGAATATGGAGTACAATGGAAATTCATTCCAAGTCGAGCTCCATGGTATG is part of the Magallana gigas chromosome 3, xbMagGiga1.1, whole genome shotgun sequence genome and harbors:
- the LOC105329630 gene encoding uncharacterized protein, whose protein sequence is MTSKLRAVRSGQRSAVTRLLKKLEESFLEENNTEDIETIVSTLKEKQEILRNLDDRILEDTVEEDVEKEILEADEYKFNIESKIKKIKKHLLVQGSTLNATASSYQYLDRNENLQIEKNAHSTHDFSQNSCVQQTVTSLNLNPNSNSGATHSANSHKLPKLNLPIFEGNLLEWQTFWDCYNTSIHGNNSLSDVEKFSYLRSLLCGEALRVISGFSLTNTNYRQAIDVLFERYGQNHKIVNAHIQALINIQLPKSNPDCLRIFYDKMECCIRGLESLGTDETTYGTILTPMIYNKLPADIRKNITRDKGDDNWDLNSLRRAIKKELCVQDAGNASNTRSNQESQEFIPTANFVTGANHKKTIKQGTTVKQCLFCNGKHSPTACHVITDYEERISIVKQKKVCFNCFGKHKVSECQSHFKCRNCKKLHHTSICRNSQFPRSTSERAVNAESTQFKQPHQREQSFQLHSSSHVRANTEVLLKTAVTPIWYRNQEVNCNVLLDEGAQNSFITEELAQKLDIKSTGSITLKISAFGDKNSEVRNLEKATVQLETQTGEKIPMEVIIIPTIAAPIFNRARVNIRELSYLKD
- the LOC117684487 gene encoding uncharacterized protein → MLIGADYYWSIVGDRIIRGNGPTAVESKVGYLISGPIHSSGKQHSGMFHILADHKVEEVDLEKFWKIESMGIDDHSEEIKGKEKLLNFAATSIDKEDGHYVAKIPWKENSPCLPTNYEIVKRRTENVIQRLAKDPKMLKLYSEIIQDQANKGFIEKVEDPENSENRVHYIPHHPVKKDSTTTPIRIVYDCSCKDKTGHVSLNDCIEPYSPMMNDITSILTRFRLNKFAVTADIEKAFLQIELHQKDRDATRFLWLSDPGNASSPLTTYRFRSVLFGATCSPFILSATLMKHFQENANETSSLLEQNLYVDNVLASFQSEETAMKFYKESRTLLAAGGFNLRSWSSNSEMLQNLSKAEKTADEDSVVKVLGMKWNPQEDTLQYAKNDTGQKKYRVTTKREVLRETSKVFDPLGLLSPISVKAKIFMQELWKANLKWDEKLPKSMQTTWRKISSEICDALDIKLNRNNSSSIVSRCDSLHVFSDASQQAYGACVYLLSKNKITLLMAKNRVTPIKQITLPRLELMGALIGARLGKHVKEITRVNKIYFWCDSQIVLHWIISQKTPNRFVANRVNEIREISKSSTWQYCPTYCNPADYLTRGIALKKFKEDTLWWNGPEWLMEPQKWPVWDGPTKAILCSTSTEEESDMSHQTKVQDTVDIKTESIQSILKLEDKSSLMMLVRVLAYIRRFIHNCRHSSEKRAGFLSKQELGEVIRLLIQDAQRTEFTKEMEYLKHPSGRKPTLIQQLKLFLDNEGFLRCGGRIHNAPLMDKTKFPYLLPTYHRLTHLIVVDTHNKHAHASLNSTITLLHEQYWIPRIRQRVKGILRGCISCRKVIGKSYQAPEPPPLPKDRLQMKPPFTVTGIDFAGPLYVKDKLGENSKAYICLFTCASTRALHLELVPNLTQSSFLLAFRRFISRRSLPSIMISDNATTFQSASKEIIRSSHAENVHQKLAEYGVQWKFIPSRAPWYGGWWERLIGLTKTSLLKVLGRSKINMETLHTVVTEIEAMLNDRPLTYISTDPEDLQPLTPSQLLYGRRLTSLPYLDEEDTNNDSLLNHEKANEFMKQQIQLLQNFWNRWKTEYLTSLRQYHRRTGTTCNKIKIGDVVQVHDDFTKRINWKIALVVDLTTGRDGLTRSALLRLSNGTITNRPITKLYPLEVCESEPELRRSQRLSN